The following nucleotide sequence is from Streptomyces sp. NBC_00239.
GTCGAGACGACCCTGAAACGGTTCGCGGCCTGGTGCGAGAAGGACACGTCCTGTGTCCTCAACGGCAAGGACGCGCTCGTCGTCACCGACGAGCTGTTCGCCCGCGCCGACGCGGGCGGGCTCCGCGACCCGGGCCCGAACGGCCCGACCCGCACCAGGATCAGCGCCGACCAGATGTCCGCCGTCCTGACCTTCAGTCTCGACGAAACCGCATGGCCGCGCACCGCGCGGCAGCTCGAGGCCCTGCGCTCCGGCAAGGGCAAGGTGTTCTGGACGCCCTTGGGAGCGGAGCTGGCGGCGCGCCTCGTGCTGTGCCGGGACTACGACTTCCGGATCCGCGACCACGCCCAGTACCCGGCCATCCGCAAGCGGGTCGCCAAGGCGGTCCCGCACGTGCGCGCCAACTCCCAGTCGCTGGACTTCGTACTCGCCTGCCAGGGCTGGACGATGCCGCCCAAGCCCCGCCCGGCCCGGGCCAAGGGCCCCCTCCCGCCGGTCCTGGTGGTCAACGCGACGCTGGACCGCGCGACTCCGCTGCCCGGCGCGCGCCGCATGGCGCGGTCCTTCCCCGAAGCCACCCTCTTCAGCATGGACGTCGTGGGCCACTGGCTGTACCGCAGGGGCGGAACGGCCGAGGCGATGCGCGTGATCGACACCTACCTCACCCACCCGCGGCCCGCCCCGCGTACGAACTGACCCCGGCCGGCTCGTGATGTCAGGAGGAACGCCGTACGTGGCGGGCCAGCCACGTCAGCAGGGCGTCCAGGTCGGCGGTGGTGGAGAGGACCCGGTCGACGGCCTCGGGGGTGTGCAGCCATGCCTCGCAGCCGAGGGCGCGGGCGGCGATGAGGGAGCGGTGGCGCAGCAGGTCCGCACGGGGGTGGTCCGTCGGATAGCCGCGCGGGGGGCGCTTCATCACGTCCCCTGAGATGTCGTAGCCCTTCTTCCGCAGGTCCTCGACGATGGCGAGCAGTGAGGGTCCGCTCTCCGCGGAAGCCACGGCTCTGCGGAAACCGTCCACCTGGCCGGGGTCGGGGTACCACCAGGCGCCCTGGATCCGCAGCCCATCCAGGGAGAAGCGGAGGCTGATCTCGACCTTGCGGTCGATGCGGATGACCGCGCTCTGGTTCTGCCACCACCAGGAGCCGGTGCGGTAGTGCCAGACGGAGAAGTCCTCGTAGCGGGGGTCGGCGGCCGCGACCTCGTCGAGCAGGGCGATCATCGGCTGCCGGACCAGGCGTTCGCGGTCCGCGCGGCAGCGTTCGCGGGTCGCGTGGGCCGGTTCGCCCTGAAGCTCCCACAACACGTCCATGGCCTGCCCAGGCCAACCGGTGAACTGTCCGTGCATGCGGCAAGTGTAGTGCTGCGGTCGGACAGTCCCACCGGGTCGCGGCGCCCGGCCCGGCGCCCCGCCGTGTTGCGGCCCGTGCGTCCCGAGCCGTCGGCTGCGGTCTCCCGGAAGGCCGCCACGAAGGACGGGGACCGGCAGTTCCATCCGGTCGATGTGGGCGAGCAGTTCGAGGCCCGGACCGTCCCCGACCGCGCCCCGGACCAGCAGCGCCAGTACGTCCCGCGAGACGGACGCGGCCGTGCCGAAGGCGAGCAGCGTCATCGCCGCCTCCCAGCTGCGGGGCGACGGCAAGGCGCCGCCACCGGCCGGTTCTCGCC
It contains:
- a CDS encoding alpha/beta fold hydrolase gives rise to the protein MTWTRYAPLGERRISFIGHSYGTFLGERYARLFPGRLRALALDSAMDPARPDAERYLTDGAVTVETTLKRFAAWCEKDTSCVLNGKDALVVTDELFARADAGGLRDPGPNGPTRTRISADQMSAVLTFSLDETAWPRTARQLEALRSGKGKVFWTPLGAELAARLVLCRDYDFRIRDHAQYPAIRKRVAKAVPHVRANSQSLDFVLACQGWTMPPKPRPARAKGPLPPVLVVNATLDRATPLPGARRMARSFPEATLFSMDVVGHWLYRRGGTAEAMRVIDTYLTHPRPAPRTN
- a CDS encoding DUF2461 family protein, with amino-acid sequence MTLLAFGTAASVSRDVLALLVRGAVGDGPGLELLAHIDRMELPVPVLRGGLPGDRSRRLGTHGPQHGGAPGRAPRPGGTVRPQHYTCRMHGQFTGWPGQAMDVLWELQGEPAHATRERCRADRERLVRQPMIALLDEVAAADPRYEDFSVWHYRTGSWWWQNQSAVIRIDRKVEISLRFSLDGLRIQGAWWYPDPGQVDGFRRAVASAESGPSLLAIVEDLRKKGYDISGDVMKRPPRGYPTDHPRADLLRHRSLIAARALGCEAWLHTPEAVDRVLSTTADLDALLTWLARHVRRSS